In Drosophila simulans strain w501 chromosome 3R, Prin_Dsim_3.1, whole genome shotgun sequence, a single window of DNA contains:
- the LOC6728616 gene encoding mediator of RNA polymerase II transcription subunit 7, whose protein sequence is MSNQETQVSSLPMPPERYIANYTDENIRRNRAPRPPPPPAQHEVYSMFGIQYNNDEMIRSLESQNIKRLIPIHFDRRKELKKLNHSLLVNFLDLIDFLILNPDSPRRTEKIDDISLLFVNMHHLLNEFRPHQARETLRVMMEMQKRQRVETAARFQKHLERVREIVNTAFSALPVLDDDDDSGGAKIKTEVDPLEANAAAKNDPSYQHDRMLCKLVDAIE, encoded by the exons ATGTCCAACCAGGAGACCCAGGTATCCAGCCTGCCGATGCCGCCGGAGCGGTACATCGCCAATTACACGGACGAGAATATCCGCCGCAACCgagcgccacgcccaccgccgccgccggcgcAGCACGAAGTATATAGCATGTTTGGCATCCAGTACAACAACGACGAGATGATCCGCAGCTTGGAGTCCCAGAACATCAAGCGACTGATCCCCATCCATTTTGACCGGCGCAAGGAGCTCAAGAAGCTCAACCACTCCCTGTTGGTCAACTTCCTAGATCTCATTGACTTTCTTATCCTGAACCCTGACAGCCCGCGGCGCACGGAAAAG ATTGACGATATCAGTCTGCTGTTCGTCAACATGCATCACCTCCTCAATGAGTTTCGCCCACATCAGGCGAGGGAAACGCTGCGCGTCATGATGGAAATGCAGAAGCGGCAGCGCGTGGAGACCGCCGCCCGTTTCCAAAAGCACTTGGAACGTGTGCGCGAGATTGTTAATACCGCCTTCTCAGCTCTGCCGGTTCTagatgatgacgacgataGCGGCGGAGCAAAGATTAAGACGGAGGTGGATCCGTTGGAGGCGAATGCGGCGGCAAAGAATGATCCCAGTTACCAGCATGACCGCATGTTGTGCAAGCTGGTGGACGCCATCGAGTAA
- the LOC6728617 gene encoding synaptic vesicle glycoprotein 2B yields MSEKNIKTANPENSKGLETDKDADGNSDSTAEAEVTTTEEGPATFDKAIEGAGFGIFNLMLLIVSIPAQSAAIFESSSMSYILPIAECDLRLTLEDKGVLNAVAYAGMTISAIAWGYLADTKGRKKILYWGYLIDAVCVFGSALSQNFSMLVMFKFLGGLVVNGPAAVLFTYLTEMHGPKHRSSVLMIVGMVTSTATVSLPLLAWGIFPRDWDFEFWGLHVRSWQIYLFVLGIPSLISGLIFCSMPESPRFLMAQGRNEEALQAFKQIYHVNTRKPKDSYPIKALIQEAPNRKAGQNEVIYTIEEKSGEVPTKRQSRTLAESLRAGLQQMKPLARKPLLGLAICCYVMQFGIFLGMNTIRLWLPQLFASMAEYEALHAGDGLDASMCTILEFSVNRTAETALNYADACSEPKVISMDMYLNNIIVSATGFVGYFFAGGIVRALGPKRMMTYGLFLSGTFGLMLYFSVSSLMTLIVSATFLTITGIAVSSLLGAVVALFPTQLRTVVVAIAMMCGRFGALSGNLLFPVFVQIGCLPPFIMVSSVLILSGILSIFLPDPAKATFS; encoded by the exons ATGTCGGAAAAGAATATTAAAACAGCGAATCCAGAGAACAGCAAAG GACTAGAAACTGACAAGGATGCTGATGGCAATTCAGATAGTACGGCGGAGGCGGAAGTTACGACCACGGAAGAAGGTCCTGCCACCTTCGACAAGGCGATCGAAGGAGCTGGCTTCGGAATCTTCAATCTGATGCTGCTGATCGTCTCCATTCCCGCCCAGAGTGCCGCCATATTTGAGTCCAGCTCAATGTCCTACATCCTGCCAATTGCCGAGTGCGATCTTCGCCTGACGCTGGAGGACAAAGGTGTCCTGAATGCGGTGGCCTACGCGGGCATGACCATCTCGGCCATTGCCTGGGGCTATCTGGCGGATACGAAGGGTCGCAAAAAGATTCTCTACTGGGGCTATCTGATCGAtgctgtgtgcgtgtttggCAGTGCCTTGAGTCAGAACTTCAGTATGCTGGTCATGTTCAAGTTCCTGGGGGGCTTGGT ggTAAATGGTCCGGCTGCTGTGCTGTTCACCTATCTGACTGAAATGCACGGTCCCAAGCACCGATCTTCCGTTCTGATGATCGTGGGCATGGTCACCTCTACGGCGACGGTTTCGCTACCTCTTTTGGCCTGGGGAATTTTTCCCAGAGATTGGGACTTTGAGTTCTGGGGCTTGCACG TCCGCAGTTGGCAAATTTACCTGTTCGTGCTGGGCATTCCAAGTTTGATCAGCggtttgatcttctgcagcATGCCGGAGAGTCCGCGCTTCTTAATGGCCCAAGGACGCAACGAGGAGGCGCTGCAAGCCTTTAAGCAGATCTACCATGTCAACACTCGCAAGCCCAAGGATAGCTATCCg ATAAAAGCTCTTATTCAGGAAGCTCCCAATCGTAAGGCTGGCCAGAACGAGGTTATCTACACCATCGAGGAGAAATCCGGAGAGGTGCCAACCAAGCGACAGTCCCGTACCCTGGCGGAGAGCCTCCGAGCCGGGCTGCAGCAGATGAAGCCGCTGGCCAGGAAGCCCCTGCTGGGTTTGGCCATCTGCTGCTACGTGATGCAGTTCGGCATCTTCCTGGGCATGAACACCATCCGTCTGTGGCTGCCGCAGCTCTTCGCCTCCATGGCGGAGTACGAGGCCCTGCACGCCGGCGACGGATTGGATGCCAGCATGTGCACCATCCTCGAGTTCAGCGTCAATCGGACGGCTGAGACAGCTCTGAATTACGCCGACGCCTGTTCCGAG cccAAGGTAATTTCGATGGACATGTATCTGAATAACATTATTGTTTCGGCCACGGGCTTTGTGGGCTACTTCTTTGCCGGTGGAATCGTGCGAGCTCTGGGTCCAAAACGCATGATGA CTTACGGATTGTTTCTGTCGGGAACCTTTGGCCTGATGCTCTACTTCTCCGTGAGCAGTCTAATGACACTCATTGTGTCTGCCACTTTCCTTACGATTACGGGAATTGCTGTCTCCTCACTTTTGGGAGCTGTGGTGGCCCTGTTTCCCACACAATTGAG AACCGTTGtggttgccattgccatgATGTGTGGACGCTTTGGTGCCCTGTCCGGAAATTTACTCTTCCCCGTCTTCGTTCAAATCGGATGTTTGCCACCATTTATAATGGTCTCCTCAGTGCTGATAT TATCTGGCATTCTGTCAATATTTCTGCCTGATCCAGCTAAGGCAACGTTttcttaa
- the LOC6728618 gene encoding synaptic vesicle glycoprotein 2B isoform X2, with translation MANRARDNADEPADFETAIAECGFGLFNVFILCSAVPCLTAMVFSASALSYVMPSAECDLDLSIVDKGMLHAVTYAGMIISAVPWGFIADTIGRRPVLISGGWLDGFFVLCASLSQNTAQLMAFKFFDGLIICGPFAVVVSYLAEFHGKKHRPYIMLFVGLCVSIGSMILPLLSYVLLPVPILFTVSSMKFRTWQVFLVVSSAPSLLSGFLHIFLPESPKFLMSQGNYKKALDSLQRIYKLNKRKSKESYPIKHLTDPTPDRSDDIDGTGRPSTLQERFSRAKRKFIDGFKQLKPMFSSPYLAISLQVYCLHFCQIMCVNSVRLWLPQIFATMNAMDTLGANDTSMCAVLEHNANAKSMDEEEKRVECALVAS, from the exons ATGGCGAATCGAGCAAGGGATAATGCCGATGAGCCTGCTGACTTCGAGACGGCAATCGCAGAGTGTGGCTTTGGGCTCTTCAACGTGTTCATCCTGTGCAGCGCGGTGCCCTGCCTCACGGCGATGGTCTTCTCGGCCTCGGCGCTGTCCTATGTGATGCCCTCCGCCGAGTGTGACCTCGACCTGAGCATCGTGGACAAGGGAATGCTGCATGCGGTGACCTATGCGGGCATGATCATCTCGGCGGTGCCCTGGGGATTCATAGCGGACACCATTGGACGCAGACCCGTCCTCATTTCGGGCGGCTGGCTTGATGGCTTCTTCGTCCTGTGCGCGTCGCTCAGCCAGAATACTGCCCAACTGATGGCCTTCAAGTTCTTCGATGGTTTAAT CATCTGCGGTCCATTTGCGGTTGTGGTCAGCTACCTGGCCGAGTTCCATGGCAAAAAGCACCGGCCTTACATCATGTTATTTGTGGGTCTGTGTGTTTCCATTGGATCGATGATTTTGCCCCTGCTCTCCTATGTGCTGTTGCCGGTGCCCATCCTTTTCACGGTCTCCTCAATGAAGT TTCGCACCTGGCAGGTCTTCCTGGTGGTCAGCTCGGCGCCCAGTCTGCTCAGCGGTTTCCTGCACATTTTCTTGCCCGAGAGCCCCAAGTTCCTTATGTCTCAGGGAAATTATAAGAAGGCTCTGGACTCCTTGCAGCGCATCTACAAGCTGAACAAGCGGAAGAGCAAAGAGAGCTACCCG aTAAAACATCTCACCGATCCCACGCCCGATCGGTCGGATGATATTGATGGTACTGGTCGGCCATCTACACTCCAGGAAAGATTTAGTCGGGCCAAGAGAAAGTTCATCGATGGATTCAAGCAGCTGAAGCCTATGTTCTCCAGTCCCTACTTGGCCATTTCACTGCAGGTTTATTGCCTGCATTTCTGCCAGATTATGTG TGTCAACTCGGTGCGTCTGTGGCTGCCACAGATCTTCGCCACGATGAACGCCATGGACACTTTGGGTGCGAATGATACGAGCATGTGCGCCGTTTTGGAAcacaatgcaaatgcgaaatcCATGGATGAGGAGGAGAAGAGGGTGGAGTGCGCTCTAGTGG CATCATGA
- the LOC6728618 gene encoding synaptic vesicle glycoprotein 2B isoform X1 — protein sequence MANRARDNADEPADFETAIAECGFGLFNVFILCSAVPCLTAMVFSASALSYVMPSAECDLDLSIVDKGMLHAVTYAGMIISAVPWGFIADTIGRRPVLISGGWLDGFFVLCASLSQNTAQLMAFKFFDGLIICGPFAVVVSYLAEFHGKKHRPYIMLFVGLCVSIGSMILPLLSYVLLPVPILFTVSSMKFRTWQVFLVVSSAPSLLSGFLHIFLPESPKFLMSQGNYKKALDSLQRIYKLNKRKSKESYPIKHLTDPTPDRSDDIDGTGRPSTLQERFSRAKRKFIDGFKQLKPMFSSPYLAISLQVYCLHFCQIMCVNSVRLWLPQIFATMNAMDTLGANDTSMCAVLEHNANAKSMDEEEKRVECALHHDPDSYLNNITVSGIGLVGFLIIFPLMRFRVVSNYILKVFLFICIFLVGSLYFVKTSLVTMMVSAVYLTMMGICATTIIGMSVVIFPTLMRTMVLLLIMTFGRLGSVSGNMLLPVFMQLSCLAPFLWLCSLMSIAFLFSLFLKVDDEQSLN from the exons ATGGCGAATCGAGCAAGGGATAATGCCGATGAGCCTGCTGACTTCGAGACGGCAATCGCAGAGTGTGGCTTTGGGCTCTTCAACGTGTTCATCCTGTGCAGCGCGGTGCCCTGCCTCACGGCGATGGTCTTCTCGGCCTCGGCGCTGTCCTATGTGATGCCCTCCGCCGAGTGTGACCTCGACCTGAGCATCGTGGACAAGGGAATGCTGCATGCGGTGACCTATGCGGGCATGATCATCTCGGCGGTGCCCTGGGGATTCATAGCGGACACCATTGGACGCAGACCCGTCCTCATTTCGGGCGGCTGGCTTGATGGCTTCTTCGTCCTGTGCGCGTCGCTCAGCCAGAATACTGCCCAACTGATGGCCTTCAAGTTCTTCGATGGTTTAAT CATCTGCGGTCCATTTGCGGTTGTGGTCAGCTACCTGGCCGAGTTCCATGGCAAAAAGCACCGGCCTTACATCATGTTATTTGTGGGTCTGTGTGTTTCCATTGGATCGATGATTTTGCCCCTGCTCTCCTATGTGCTGTTGCCGGTGCCCATCCTTTTCACGGTCTCCTCAATGAAGT TTCGCACCTGGCAGGTCTTCCTGGTGGTCAGCTCGGCGCCCAGTCTGCTCAGCGGTTTCCTGCACATTTTCTTGCCCGAGAGCCCCAAGTTCCTTATGTCTCAGGGAAATTATAAGAAGGCTCTGGACTCCTTGCAGCGCATCTACAAGCTGAACAAGCGGAAGAGCAAAGAGAGCTACCCG aTAAAACATCTCACCGATCCCACGCCCGATCGGTCGGATGATATTGATGGTACTGGTCGGCCATCTACACTCCAGGAAAGATTTAGTCGGGCCAAGAGAAAGTTCATCGATGGATTCAAGCAGCTGAAGCCTATGTTCTCCAGTCCCTACTTGGCCATTTCACTGCAGGTTTATTGCCTGCATTTCTGCCAGATTATGTG TGTCAACTCGGTGCGTCTGTGGCTGCCACAGATCTTCGCCACGATGAACGCCATGGACACTTTGGGTGCGAATGATACGAGCATGTGCGCCGTTTTGGAAcacaatgcaaatgcgaaatcCATGGATGAGGAGGAGAAGAGGGTGGAGTGCGCTCTA CATCATGACCCGGATAGCTACTTGAATAACATCACGGTATCTGGAATTGGTCTGGTCGGTTTTCTGATCATTTTTCCCTTAATGAGATTCCGAGTGGTCTCGAATTACATACTGA AGGTGTTCCTATTCATCTGCATTTTCCTGGTGGGCAGCCTGTACTTTGTGAAGACTTCGCTGGTAACGATGATGGTTTCCGCCGTCTACCTGACCATGATGGGCATTTGTGCCACTACAATCATTGGAATGTCTGTGGTGATATTTCCCACCCTGATGAG GACGATGGTATTGCTGCTGATCATGACCTTTGGGAGACTTGGATCTGTAAGTGGCAATATGTTGCTGCCGGTTTTCATGCAACTCAGCTGCTTGGCTCCGTTTCTCTGGCTTTGCTCACTGATGTCAA TTGCCTTTCTGTTTTCGCTGTTCCTTAAAGTCGACGATGAGCAATCGCTGAACTAA
- the LOC6728618 gene encoding synaptic vesicle glycoprotein 2B isoform X4, protein MANRARDNADEPADFETAIAECGFGLFNVFILCSAVPCLTAMVFSASALSYVMPSAECDLDLSIVDKGMLHAVTYAGMIISAVPWGFIADTIGRRPVLISGGWLDGFFVLCASLSQNTAQLMAFKFFDGLIICGPFAVVVSYLAEFHGKKHRPYIMLFVGLCVSIGSMILPLLSYVLLPVPILFTVSSMKFRTWQVFLVVSSAPSLLSGFLHIFLPESPKFLMSQGNYKKALDSLQRIYKLNKRKSKESYPIKHLTDPTPDRSDDIDGTGRPSTLQERFSRAKRKFIDGFKQLKPMFSSPYLAISLQVYCLHFCQIMCVNSVRLWLPQIFATMNAMDTLGANDTSMCAVLEHNANAKSMDEEEKRVECALVGRRSLVMGYQNLSWNWSGRFSDHFSLNEIPSGLELHTDLYFVKTSLVTMMVSAVYLTMMGICATTIIGMSVVIFPTLMRTMVLLLIMTFGRLGSVSGNMLLPVFMQLSCLAPFLWLCSLMSIAFLFSLFLKVDDEQSLN, encoded by the exons ATGGCGAATCGAGCAAGGGATAATGCCGATGAGCCTGCTGACTTCGAGACGGCAATCGCAGAGTGTGGCTTTGGGCTCTTCAACGTGTTCATCCTGTGCAGCGCGGTGCCCTGCCTCACGGCGATGGTCTTCTCGGCCTCGGCGCTGTCCTATGTGATGCCCTCCGCCGAGTGTGACCTCGACCTGAGCATCGTGGACAAGGGAATGCTGCATGCGGTGACCTATGCGGGCATGATCATCTCGGCGGTGCCCTGGGGATTCATAGCGGACACCATTGGACGCAGACCCGTCCTCATTTCGGGCGGCTGGCTTGATGGCTTCTTCGTCCTGTGCGCGTCGCTCAGCCAGAATACTGCCCAACTGATGGCCTTCAAGTTCTTCGATGGTTTAAT CATCTGCGGTCCATTTGCGGTTGTGGTCAGCTACCTGGCCGAGTTCCATGGCAAAAAGCACCGGCCTTACATCATGTTATTTGTGGGTCTGTGTGTTTCCATTGGATCGATGATTTTGCCCCTGCTCTCCTATGTGCTGTTGCCGGTGCCCATCCTTTTCACGGTCTCCTCAATGAAGT TTCGCACCTGGCAGGTCTTCCTGGTGGTCAGCTCGGCGCCCAGTCTGCTCAGCGGTTTCCTGCACATTTTCTTGCCCGAGAGCCCCAAGTTCCTTATGTCTCAGGGAAATTATAAGAAGGCTCTGGACTCCTTGCAGCGCATCTACAAGCTGAACAAGCGGAAGAGCAAAGAGAGCTACCCG aTAAAACATCTCACCGATCCCACGCCCGATCGGTCGGATGATATTGATGGTACTGGTCGGCCATCTACACTCCAGGAAAGATTTAGTCGGGCCAAGAGAAAGTTCATCGATGGATTCAAGCAGCTGAAGCCTATGTTCTCCAGTCCCTACTTGGCCATTTCACTGCAGGTTTATTGCCTGCATTTCTGCCAGATTATGTG TGTCAACTCGGTGCGTCTGTGGCTGCCACAGATCTTCGCCACGATGAACGCCATGGACACTTTGGGTGCGAATGATACGAGCATGTGCGCCGTTTTGGAAcacaatgcaaatgcgaaatcCATGGATGAGGAGGAGAAGAGGGTGGAGTGCGCTCTAGTGGGTAGGAGATCGCTTGTTATGGGTTACCAGAATCTAAG CTGGAATTGGTCTGGTCGGTTTTCTGATCATTTTTCCCTTAATGAGATTCCGAGTGGTCTCGAATTACATACTGA CCTGTACTTTGTGAAGACTTCGCTGGTAACGATGATGGTTTCCGCCGTCTACCTGACCATGATGGGCATTTGTGCCACTACAATCATTGGAATGTCTGTGGTGATATTTCCCACCCTGATGAG GACGATGGTATTGCTGCTGATCATGACCTTTGGGAGACTTGGATCTGTAAGTGGCAATATGTTGCTGCCGGTTTTCATGCAACTCAGCTGCTTGGCTCCGTTTCTCTGGCTTTGCTCACTGATGTCAA TTGCCTTTCTGTTTTCGCTGTTCCTTAAAGTCGACGATGAGCAATCGCTGAACTAA
- the LOC6728618 gene encoding synaptic vesicle glycoprotein 2B isoform X3, giving the protein MANRARDNADEPADFETAIAECGFGLFNVFILCSAVPCLTAMVFSASALSYVMPSAECDLDLSIVDKGMLHAVTYAGMIISAVPWGFIADTIGRRPVLISGGWLDGFFVLCASLSQNTAQLMAFKFFDGLIICGPFAVVVSYLAEFHGKKHRPYIMLFVGLCVSIGSMILPLLSYVLLPVPILFTVSSMKFRTWQVFLVVSSAPSLLSGFLHIFLPESPKFLMSQGNYKKALDSLQRIYKLNKRKSKESYPIKHLTDPTPDRSDDIDGTGRPSTLQERFSRAKRKFIDGFKQLKPMFSSPYLAISLQVYCLHFCQIM; this is encoded by the exons ATGGCGAATCGAGCAAGGGATAATGCCGATGAGCCTGCTGACTTCGAGACGGCAATCGCAGAGTGTGGCTTTGGGCTCTTCAACGTGTTCATCCTGTGCAGCGCGGTGCCCTGCCTCACGGCGATGGTCTTCTCGGCCTCGGCGCTGTCCTATGTGATGCCCTCCGCCGAGTGTGACCTCGACCTGAGCATCGTGGACAAGGGAATGCTGCATGCGGTGACCTATGCGGGCATGATCATCTCGGCGGTGCCCTGGGGATTCATAGCGGACACCATTGGACGCAGACCCGTCCTCATTTCGGGCGGCTGGCTTGATGGCTTCTTCGTCCTGTGCGCGTCGCTCAGCCAGAATACTGCCCAACTGATGGCCTTCAAGTTCTTCGATGGTTTAAT CATCTGCGGTCCATTTGCGGTTGTGGTCAGCTACCTGGCCGAGTTCCATGGCAAAAAGCACCGGCCTTACATCATGTTATTTGTGGGTCTGTGTGTTTCCATTGGATCGATGATTTTGCCCCTGCTCTCCTATGTGCTGTTGCCGGTGCCCATCCTTTTCACGGTCTCCTCAATGAAGT TTCGCACCTGGCAGGTCTTCCTGGTGGTCAGCTCGGCGCCCAGTCTGCTCAGCGGTTTCCTGCACATTTTCTTGCCCGAGAGCCCCAAGTTCCTTATGTCTCAGGGAAATTATAAGAAGGCTCTGGACTCCTTGCAGCGCATCTACAAGCTGAACAAGCGGAAGAGCAAAGAGAGCTACCCG aTAAAACATCTCACCGATCCCACGCCCGATCGGTCGGATGATATTGATGGTACTGGTCGGCCATCTACACTCCAGGAAAGATTTAGTCGGGCCAAGAGAAAGTTCATCGATGGATTCAAGCAGCTGAAGCCTATGTTCTCCAGTCCCTACTTGGCCATTTCACTGCAGGTTTATTGCCTGCATTTCTGCCAGATTATGTG A